In the genome of Calothrix sp. PCC 6303, the window ATTCAAAGGAATATTATCATCAACTAAAGTACGGAAAACATATAAGACTGCTGCTTGGGTTACAGCTTTAGGAGCATTAAAGTTACTATTTAGTTGTGTAGATGTGCCAGTAAAATCAATTATTGCACTGCTATTTTCTTGGTTAATTGTGACTTTAACTTTAATTCTAGCTCCCCCATCCATTTCATAAATGAACTCACTATCCTTTAAAACGTCAATTGCCCGTCTGACTGCTTCCTCAGCATTATCCTGAACAAACTTCATGTAAGCTTGAACAGTTTCAATCCCGTATTTATCCACCATTTTTAAAAGTTCCTGCACCCCCCTATTATTCGCGGCGATTTGAGCTTTGAAATCAGCGATGTTTTGATCAGGATTCCTTGCTGGGTAAGGGTGGGTTACTAAATGCGATCGCACAGAGGTTTCTAAGAAGTTTCCCCCTGCAACCAAGAGAAAATTATCAAACATAATTCCCTCTTCTACAATTGTTGTACTATGGGGAGGCATAGAACCGGGAGTAATTCCGCCAATATCAGCTTGATGTCCGCGAGAAGCAACATAGAAAATAACTTGTTTTTCCTCCAAGTCAAAAACAGGAGTAATTGCTGTGACATCAGGAAGATGAGTCCCCCCATTGTAAGGATTATTAGATAAGTACACATTTCCCGGTTTAATCGTACTACCTTTATCACAAATCAAACTGCGAACACTCTCACTCATCGAGCCTAAATGTACAGGAATGTGGGGAGCATTTGCCACTAATAATCCAGCTTTATCAAAAATAGCGCAGGAGAAATCAAGACGTTCTTTGATATTTACAGATGTCGCTGTATTTTGCAGAACAATCCCCATTTGTTCAGCAATAAATTGATAAAGATTTTTGAATATTTCTAAACGAACAGGATCAGGTTTAGGTATTGTAGACATTTTTGATTCCTATGAATTAAGTAAGTTTTAGTCTAGCTAGAGAAGTAGCATCAGCTAACATCATTTCTGTGTTGTAAAAATACGATATGATACTTAACACAGCTTTCAAATACTTTCAGATATACTCGATGCCAATTTTAACGGTGGATATCCTATGCTATGAAGCAGCAATATTTTCGGCAGCAGAATCTCAGCATCTCGAACCTATCCTCTACGGTGTCACAGACGGTAAAGCCATTGGAACATATTTAGAACAAAAATTTAGACTTTATCTCCAGGGTAAATATGAGTTTATCAAAGGTAATTCAGCAAGTGGAATTGACTTTCCAGATTTGCTTGTTGATGTAAAAGTAACCGGTGTTAGACAACCTCAATCATCATGTCCCTTTAAATCTGCACGACAAATGATCAGGTTACAGTTTTTGACGATACAGTTTATTTCCTCAGTTTTGAAGATGAGCAAATTACTCAAAAAACATTTACACTTTTAACCAGCTTATCAGCAATAAATTTTTATTCATCTTTGATTTTTTGGGATGAAAAACGTCCAATTAAAGCTAGTATTTTGAATAGCTTAGACTTGTCATCGCTATTAGTAGCTATAAACTCCTAAAAAGCAGAATCTAATCAATTCATTAATTTTGACGCTGCAAAACTAGATGATTGAGTTCTGTTAACCTTGCTTCCCAGTTCGGTTCAACTACAATTGTGCTAATTTTTTCCACAATAATTGCAGTTCCTTGAATTCTATCTCCCGGTTGTAAATCTTCTCGTTGATAAACCGGGGTATCATGCCATTTATCCGCAGTAAACATCCTGACAATTTCTACAGGTTTAGGTAATTCCAGCAAAGAACGACTCCGACAAACAAAAGGTTCTTCAGGGGTATCCATTTTCTGAATTAACTCTACCGAAATAGACTCTACAATTACAGCCTTTTCTAACTGAATAAAACCATAACGTAACTTATGCTCAACCTCAAACTTATCTCGCATCTGCTGCCAATTTAAATCAAAATCAACACCCAAAACAGAATTAGTTCCCGCATACTTCAAACTCACCTTCCTCATCACCTCCAGTGTATTTTCTCCAATCAAACCTCCGCGTACCTCTGCGCTTCCCTCTGTGTTTTTCTGCGTTTTAAACTCTTTTCCCTCTTCCTCCTCCAAACCCTGCATCAACACCTGCAACCGTGACACCAACCCCTGACTTAAAACCTCCTCCACCCCTGCTTCCCGAATAGTTCTCACATCCGCTAATCCCATCCCATAAGCTGAAAGTACCCCCGCATAGGGATGTAAAAATATCCGCTTCATCCCCAAATTATCCGCAAGCAAACAAGCAACTTGCCCACCTGCACCACCAAAACAACAAAGCACATATTCGGTGACATCATAACCACGTTGCAGGCTAATTTTCTTGATAGCATTAGCCATATTCTCGACAGCGATCGCTATAAAGCCAGAAGCCGCTTGTTCTGGTGTATGATGATTTCCTGTGTTAACTGCTAATTCGGCAAATTTGTCAACTACAATTTCTCGATCCAAAGGTAAATTCCCATCCATCCCAAACACAGCAGGGAAATACTGGGGATGAATTTTCCCCAACAACACATTTGCATCCGTTACCGTCAATTTTCCCCCACGTCGGTAACAAGCAGGACCCGGATTTGAACCCGCAGATTCGGGTCCCACGCGGTAACTGGAACCATCAAAGGCTAAAATGGAACCACCACCAGCAGCAATGGTATTGATTGCTAAAACTGGAACTCGCATCCTAATACCAGCGATCTCAGAATCTAATTGACGTTCATATTCCCCGTGAAAATGGGCAACATCTGTACTTGTTCCCCCCATGTCAAAGGTGATAATCGACTCAAAACCGCCCCTTTTACAGCTTTGAACAGCCCCCACGATTCCCCCCGCAGGACCACTCAAAATGCTGTCTTTGCCTTGAAATTTGGCTGCTGCAACTAAACCCCCATCAGACTTCATAAACATCAATCTGACTCCAGGTAGCTGACCACTAACTTGATTCACATAACGACGCAGAATCGGAGTTAGGTAAGCATCCACAACAGTTGTATCCCCTCGACTCACCAACTTCATTAAGGGACTAACTTGGTGAGATACAGATATTTGAGTAAATCCAATTTCTTGAGCAAGTAACGCTACTTGTTGCTCGTGAGCGTGATAGCGATCGCTATGCATAAATACTATGGCACAGCTAAGGATTCCTTGGTCATAAGCTGCTGCTAAATCCTGTCGAACTTGTTGGATATTTACCGGGATAAGTTCTTGTCCATGAGCATCATACCGTTCCTCCACCTCAATTACTTGCTCATACAACATAGTTGGCAAAATAATGTGACGGGCAAAAATATCGGGACGATTTTGATAACCAATTCGCAACGCATCTTTAAACCCTTGGGTAATCAATAATGCAACCCTGTCTCCCTTCCTCTCCAACAGTGCATTTGTTGCCACAGTTGTCCCCATTTTTACCACTTCTATTTCTTCTGTGGGAATAGGTTGATTTTTGGGAATCCCTAATATATCTCGAATTCCTTGAATAGCTGCATCTGGATATTGTTCAGGATTTTCAGAAAGTAACTTATGAACTATTATCCATTCTTTATTTGGTAGAGGAACAATTAAAAAACGTTGTGGATATGTTGCTAATCTGTCAATTATTTCCTGATTATTAGTAACTGCCACAACATCTGTAAATGTACCACCACGGTCAGCAAAAACTTTTAGCATATTTCTGTTATTTGTCTACAGAATTTATCCAATTTTTCCTAAAAATACCTCGAATTTAGCCTAACTACATTAGTTTTGATAGAATATCAATAGTTTACAGAAAACAAGTATTTGTACTATTGTAGATCGGCTACTGCGAGAGGCAACCCAAGCTAAATAACAGATTTACAAAATACCTTTTCCTAAAACCTTACGTTTCAACACTAATATCCGAGGTCGAGCACCTTTACCGGAAAATCCTAATCCTTCACGGAAAATTTCTGGCATATAAAATCTTGCTTCATTATCTTTCTCTTTATCTTCATAAATTACACCCATTTCTTCTAGCATTTGTACCGTTTTCGGTTCCATCTTAAACTGTTGCACGCCAAAAGGAATTTTCCGGTTATCATATGTATATTGAGGTAAAGTATCATCAACCCACGTTTTGAAAGCTGGATATTCCTCTTTTGCTTCTTCAACCTTCTTTTCACTACATGGCTTAAGTGCGCGACGAATCGCTTCTGGGGGTAAAAGTCGGCTGCTAAACCACTTTTCCGACTGTACCTCTTTTAATCTATGTACAGTTATATCTGCTGCATGATGTAGAAAACGAATAATATCTCTTGCTTGAAGTCTACCATTGAAATCTGTTAAAGCAGCAAACACCCAAGAAGCTGTATAAGCTTCTTTAGCATTATCTGAACCTAACCTTTTACCCCATAGTTTTTCTAATCTATCGCTTAATTCTTCTTTCGTTAAGTTATAAATAATTGATTTTTCTGCCCCTATAACTTCAGACTCACTACATATCCAAAAAACTAATCTTAAAAATGAGTTTTGATTCCAAGATAAATCATAAGAACGATAAAGATTTTCAAATTGTTGTAAATTTTGGCTAATAGTGTAACGTAGAAAATCACGACGTAGAAAAATAATTATTCCCAGATAAGACTGCCTAATTTCTGATAATTTATTTGGCAAATCTTCAATCAAAGCTTTTAAAGCAGTTTTTTCTTTTGGCTCGAAAGCAATATTTGGGAAAATATCTTCTAGACCATCAAATAAAATAACAATACGCAGTCCTTTATTTTTTAAATCGCGGTTAATCAGACTAAGACTATTAATCTGGCTATCTTCAGAACTAATGCCTATAGCTCTAGCAATTTCAGTAATCCAAAATTCTGTCCATTGAGGCTCGTCCCAATTTTTATCTGTCAGCGCTCTTTTTATTCTATCGACAGACTCTGAGTGTAAAAATTCCTGCTGACTATTTGCAACGGATTCTCTTACCTCGCTTCTCGCTTCGTTGATAATATGCCTAGCATTATCGCCAAGTTTACCTGATTGCAAAAGAGGAAATATGTAAATATTATCATTTGATATTGTTTCAGTCTTATCAATACGATTTAAAAATCTTTCCCAATATTTGAAGCGTGACAGCTGGATATAATTAAATGTTTTACCTGCTCCTTTAGCTCCTATTGATACTACACGAGGTAACTCATCTCTAAATTTAGTTGCCAAGTTTTTTAAAGGCTCTGTTACTAATAAATCTTCTCCTTGACCTTCTTCGGCATATATATAGCGTTCGCAAACATCTCTAAGCCTACGAACTGCTATTAACTTATCTTGCGCTTCTTTAGGTTCTGACTTCACATCTTGATTTATCGTTACACCAAACTGATTTTGTACCCAACTTCTGGCAATTTCCATCACTGAAGTTGGATTTAATTTAGAACGTGCCTCATCCCAATTATTAATATAAAGTAATTCTTGAGCAAAGTAAGTATTTTGAGTATCGAGTCTTGTAGAGTATATATTATCTTCTTCTGGTTGCACATAAGCAGACTGAAATCTCACTGATGCATCTTCAAAAGCTGGCAATGATTTTAGTTCTGGCGTTAACATACTAATAATTAAAGATGGGTCGTAATATTGTGCATCATCAATGCTTGCTTTTGATGGTGCAACTTGACCAATTTGTTTTAAAACCAGACTTGTTCCAGTGACCGACTGTTCCGTAATTGTTGTCACTAAAAATCGCTGAAATCTTGGATCAAAAATTATCGGACTAGATATCTCGCTTAAACCTGCTCTCAAATCAATAAATACATAGTCAACCCCAATCGCTTTACCTAATCGATGAATTGCATTACCACATTCCCATGTTCCATCAGGACTTGAAACTAACTGTTCTGGAAGAATTGGTGTATCTAGCAGTTCATTATCATTAAGGCAGGCAGGTAAAAAATATATAATTGATTTACCTTCTTGTTTCGGAGATTTTTTGACTTCTTTAGCAAATATTGAAAGTGTTTGCTCAATATCAATTGGAGAATAGTGGTAAGATTCCAGGAAATCAATAAAGGAAACTGTGGGTTGCTGTTTTTCTGAACGGTTCCAGTATGTCAAGCCGGGAGCTTCTAAATCTGCATCAATTACTAATACACTAATAGACTTATCTAACTCTTTAGCTCGATCTAACAATGCGAATAAATGAGCCGCTAAATTTAATGTTCTTCCTACACCACCCTTGAAGGAATAAAATGCAATTAAATTTGGTTTGTCATTATATGGTTTTGGAAGTTTAATCAGTGTTGTTGATATATCTTCTGTTTCTGAATCGCCATCAATATAAGCAATTTCTTCCCAAAATGGACGCACAGAGACATCAGTAATATCATTCTCTTCCCCTGGAATAAACTCTACTGGCAAAGTAGCATCACCAAGGTCAAGCTGAATTAATGATTGCTCTTCTTGATACCAATCTCCAAACCATTCTTGTAAAGAGGTTTTAGCATTTTCTAGACTTTTCTTTTCATAATTCAGTCCTATTTCTAAAGCATCAGAGAAACAGCGAATCCTTACTACCCCATCCGGAAGCTTACTGCCATAATTAGTATGGCGGCTAACAACTCGCCGAATATCAAGCCATGTGAATAGTTTTGAAAATGTTTTTTTACTCATGGTCGTTTTAGTTCCCCATCAATCCATGCAACAATCTCTAGCAGTTTTTTTTCAAGTTCCTCGTCTGTTGCTCCCGTAGAACAGCAACCACCGTAACGCCACATCTGATTCAATTCACCAGCCGAAAATTTTCTTTCATCATAACCATTATTACTTCTGAGTTTTTCCATACTTAGTTGTGATGGTAATCTGACATTTCCTCCAACACGCAAGTAATCAAGAAGTTTATTAATATCATGTTGAAACTCGTAGATGTTTGTACATAAATCAGTACGTTTTTTCCCTTCTCGTCTCATTAATATTGCTTTCAGACCGCATTCAACCGCGTAAAATAACAGTAATCGATGAGAGTTTTTCCTCTGTTCTTTAGCAGAAGTAATGTAGACAGATTTATTCTCTCGCCAAGCTTTCTCTATTTCTCTATCTGTAAAAGGAATCGTCATGAAGGAATTTAAAAACTCCCAGAAGTAAGAGTATATACATATACTTTATGGCAAAATAGCAATACCCGATTGACAAGTTTCAAACTGAATATCGATGAAGATTGAAGGTTTTTGCTCAAATGTGTAGACGTGGTTGTCTGTAACATCACATTTATTCATCTCACATCTGCTGTCCATTCAACCAAGCTGATAAATCATCCATACTCGAAAAATCAAATAGTGCCTCTGCCAAATCTTCTAACTGCGTAGTTGATAATTGTTTAAGTCTTGCTTCTAATTCAGGTGTCACCAAACCAATCCTCCGGTTAAGCTGGCGGGCAATTATGACAAATTCACCTTCTAATTTCCCTTCTAATTTCCCTTCTAATTTCCCAGCTAGTTTTCCTACTTCTATCCCTTCTTGCATCCAACTTGTCACAATTTCCATAACTTCCTCTTGCTTTACTGGTTCAAATTTAGCAATTTCAGCCTTGAAAATATCTTCTTCTACAGCATTCAATTTTAGGTAAGTATCCACGAATCCCGAAATCATTTTTATCTTGGCTGGATTTAGACGCAATGTCGCTAAAAGACGTAGACATTCTGACTTGACGCGAGGACGTTCTTCAGGTGCTATCCTCATTTTAGCCATTAACGCACTAGCAACGGGATTTTCTTGTTGGAGAAAGTCACGCCAATTTAGACGATTTAATTGGATGACTTCGTAGTTGAAGTTGAGGACTACTTTATCGGGAAATACTATTTCAAAAATATTGGGTTGTTGGGTGCGTGGTGTGTCGTGGGAAAACACAACGATTGGATATACAGGAATGCCAAATTTCTCATATAGTCTGGAGAAATAACGAAACATTCTTTGCCCAAAATCGGCTTGGACATAGGACTGATTTTCGATATGAATCAGAAAACAAGTTTCCTGTTCTCTAAATTGACATTTGACGATTAAATCAGCTTCGTATTGTTCTCCGGCTGTAACATCGGTAAAAACTTCTTTATCGAGAAATACTAATGTGTCAGATTCTAAATAACTTACTACTTTTGGGAAAAATAACTCTAAAAATTCAACAATAAATGTCGATAAAAGTTCTTTAAACAATCTATCATGATCGATCATGTTAGTATAGCCCCTCCCATTAACCGTTCATAGCGATATTTTAATTCTGCTTTCATCAAAAACCAGCGTTCTAAACTAAAGTCAATTTCTATCACTTTCTCTGCCGCTTGTCGTGCCAAAATTAAGATTTCTTCATCTTCTACTAAACTAGCTAAAGCAAAGTCAGCAACACCTGATTGTCTAGTGCCTAATACTTCACCCGGACCACGAAAACGCATGTCCATTTCTGAGATAAAAAAGCCATCTTGTGATTGTTCTAATACTTTTAAACGCTGTTGGGCATCTGGGCTTTTAGAACTACTCATTAATAAACAGTAGGATTTTGCCGCACCACGTCCAACTCTTCCTCGTAATTGATGCAGTTGCGATAATCCAAATCTTTCAGCATGTTCGATTAACATAACTGAGGCATTGGGTACATCTACCCCAACTTCAATAACGGTGGTGGAAACAATGACTTGGGTTTCGTTATTGCGGAATTTATTGATAGCTTCTTCTTTTTCCGCTGAACTCATGCGTCCATGTAATAACCCAACTTGAAACTCTGGAAAAACGCTTTCTTGGAGTTTTTGATGTTCTTCTACTGCTGAACGTAAATCGAGTTTTTCTGATTCTTCCACCAATGGCAAAACTATATAAATTTGTCTCCCCTGAACAATTTCTCGACGCATCAAATCGTATGCTTCGCTGCGCTGACTTGCCGTAAGTGCGGTGGTTTGGATTGCTTGTCTTCCTGGTGGTAATTCGTCGATTTGACTAACATCTAAATCCCCATGAATTGTTAAGGCTAAGGTGCGGGGGATAGGAGTTGCTGTCATTGTTAATACGTGGGGCTGTTCACCTTTTTGCTGTAACTTTGCCCGCTGTTCGACACCAAAACGGTGTTGTTCATCGATGACAACTAAGCCTAAACGATTGAATTTTACCGGATCTTGAATTAATGCATGGGTTCCTACTAGTAAGGGTAATTCTCCTGTCGATAGTTGAGAGTGAATTTGTCGCCTTTTTACTACTTTTGTCGAGCCTGTCAGTAATTCTACGGGGAGATGCAGCAGGTTAAACCAGCTAACTAACTTCCGATAATGCTGTTCTGCTAACACTTCCGTGGGTGCCATGAGTGCCGCTTGATACCCTGATTGGATAGCTGCAAGGATTGCAATGATGGCTACTACTGTTTTCCCGGAACCCACATCCCCCTGGACGAGGCGATTCATGGGGGCGGGTTTTTGCAGGTCGGTGAGAATGTCATTTAGCACCCGTTCCTGCGCTCCTGTAAGCTGAAATGGGAGAATTTTGTAAAATTCGTCCAAAAGTTCACCAGTGGGGGCAAGGATGGCGCTGGTTTGCACTTGTTTTGCTTGTTTTTGGCGCTGGAGTAAGCCTAGTTGGAGATAGAAAAATTCATCGAAAACGAGGCGACGACGGGCAGCTTTGAGGGAATCGTTTTCGGGGGGAAAGTGGATATTATTGATGGCTGCTTTCAGTTCCATCAAGTTATATTTTTGACGTAATCCGCTAGGTAAGGGATCTTTGAGGTGAATGGTGGCGGGCATAGCAGCGATAACTGCCTCCCTGATCATGTTAGCAATGACACCTTCTGTTAGGGCATAGATTGGGACAACTCGTCCAATTGTTAAGGATTCGATGGTGTCACCGGGATGTCCGAGAACCTCCATTTCGGGATTGTCGATGGTTTTGCCGTATTTGGTTTCTTTCACAAGTCCGCAAGCGGCAATGATGGTTCCTGGTGCGTATTGCCGTTTCATTCCCTCTTGCCAGCCGCGACTAGCATACCTTGCTCCGGCATAGAAGCGGCTAATTTTGATTCTGCCACTGTTGTCTCTTACTTGTAGTTCAAAGATGCTAAGTTTTTTGTTTTTAGGACTGGTAAAGCAGTTACAGCTTTTGATGGTGGCAATAATTGTAACACTTTCCCCGGCTTTAAGTTCGCTAATATTGACTTGGTGTGCGTAGTCGATGTGATCGCGGGGATAGTAGAAAAGTAAGTCCCTAACTGTACATAATCCTAGACGGGCGAGTTTTTCGGCTCTACGAGGTCCAATTTCCGCTAATTCGCTGAGTTTTTGGTCGATTTCTGGGGCAAGTCTGCGGCTGAGTTCTGTGACTATGGGGGTTTTGGGATTTTTAAGCAGAGATTTGGACACTTTTGGGCTGTCTTCTAGTTTATCTTCGGGTTCTCCTGCTTCGATTTTTTGAAGTTGATAAATATAGCGACGGGTTTGGGCAATGAGGCTTTGACGTTGTTCGAGGTTGAGGTTGGGATAATCAGCATAATTGGCAGCTAATTCTTGCCAGCGTTCGCGGTGGGGTTCTGTGGGGGTATTATCCTGTTGAACCAGCATCTCTGGTGAAAACTTCCCGAATGTCAAACACAGAAATTCGCTAAAACGGTATTGTCTCCCCATCAAATCGCCAAATCCTTTTTCGGCTTCGATGGTGAGGGCTTTTTGCAGTCGCAACCAATCTGGTTTTTCGGTAGTCATGGAATCGAGAAGGGAGCGGGGGAGTGGGGGAGCGGGGGAGGAGAAAAATAGATCTATCTGGTAGACAACCGCTGAAACAAAGCTACCGTTGGTAATAGATGAATAGCGGCTCAAGTCTTTTGACTTTTATTTGATTTCCCTAGTACAGCATGGCGTAAATAAACCATTTAAAATAAGCGAAAAGCATATTTTATCTGCTTTATTCCTTCTGCCTCCTGCCCTTCGACAAGCTCAGGGTAACACCTTCTTACTTCTTACTTCATGTACTAGTGCAATAATTCTTCGACTTGGTGTTGACTCCACAAACTTCTGTATAACCCTTGTTGCTGTACAAGTTCAATATGTGTACCAATTTGGATAATTTTACCTTGATCCATGACAAAAATTCGGTCGGCAGCAGCTGCGGCAGAAAGTTGGTGAGTAATAAAAACAACTGTTTTGCGGTGAACTCCACCGGAGAGGTTGTTTAAAATTGCGGTGGCAGTTTGATTATCAACGCTGGAGAGGGCATCATCTAAAATTAGTACCGATGCATCTACAATCATCGCCCTTGCTAAAGCTGTGCGTTGTCTTTGTCCACCTGAGAGAGTTATACCTCGTTCTCCAACTATGGTTGTATATTTTTGGGGAAAGTTCTGGATTTCAGCGTGAATTTGGGCAGTTTTGGCGGCTGACTCCACTTGCTCGTATTCAGCAAGAGGATCGCCGTAGCGGATATTATTTTGGATGGTGGTACTAAAGAGAAAACTATCTTGGGGTACATACGCGATCGCATTCCTCAAATCATCTAGTTTTATCTGGGTAATGTCTACCCCATCTAGAAATAATTGTCCTGGTTGAATATTCAATAAACGGGGTAATGCATTCGCTAAGGTGGATTTTCCAGAACCAATTGCTCCGACAATTGCTACGGTTTCCCCTGGGGATATAGTAAAGTTCAAATCTTGTAAAGCTGCTTTTTTGGCACCTTGGTAAGTATAGCTGAGGTTTTTGGCTGCTAATTCCCCCTTAACTTGGGACATTTCTAAATCAATTGCTTCAGATTCAGTTTTAATTTTCGGTTTCGCAGCAAAAATCGCATCAATTCGATCGATGCTCACCTCACCCCGTTGATATGCTGTAATTGTAAAACCCAACAACGTAGTTGGAAAAACCAATCTTTCCACATAGATTAACAAGGCAACAAAATCACCAACACTCAAACTACCTGCTGCGATTCTTTCTGTCCCTAGCCAAATAATAATCAACGAGCTAACGCTAGCAAGCCCACCAATCAGTGGGAAAAGGGTATTTCGAGTTTTTGCAAGTGTGAGGTTTGCCCCCAGGAGTTGGCGATTTTTCTGGGCAAAGGCTCTTCTTTCATTTTCCTCTTGGGCGTAGATCTTAATCAAGGCAATACCGCTGATATCTTCCTGGATTAATTCACTCACATCAGAGATTTTTTCTTGTACAGCAGCCTGTTGATTGCGAAGGCGATCGCTAAACAAATGTACAATCAAAAACATGAATGGATATATTACCACTGCTGTCAATGTCAACTCCACATTAATACTCAGCATGAAAGGTAGAGTCAACGCATAGGCAAAAACAGTATTCGCCAAACTCAACACCGCAAAACCCAACAACCTGCGGATATTATCCACATCGCTTGTGGCTCGACTAATTAAGTCACCTGTGGTATTACTATCAAAATAGGAGGGTTCTAGGGTTAATAGGTGCTCGAAAATCCTTTGCTTGAGGTCAAATTCTACCTGTCTTCCCACACCAAATAGCCAAATCCGTGAAGCCATCCGAATCAACCACATAGCTGATGTCAGGAGAAAAATTGGCACTACATATTGAAAAACCTGATTTAAACTAAACCCTTTGGAAAGTTGATCCACACAAGCACGAACCAACTGTGGGATATAGACACCTAACCCATTGACAATAAATAGAGTCACTATACCCCAGGTTGCATCACGCCAATGGGGAAGTATATAAGCACCCAGTCTTGCAAGTCTTCTTGATCGCACCATTACAGCAATTAAACATATGTGCTTATGTTATAACAATACCTCTGCCAAATTAAGAGGATTCAACGCCCGTAGAAACGTGATGAATACGCCCTAAAGAAGTAAGCTTGGCAAAAATCCGGGTTAATAAAATAGGCTCAGGGATTTCTGGAAGCATTTTTAAGATCTCATGGACATATCGAAAGCCACGATAATGAGCCTTAAGATCAATAATGCCGGAGTCAGGATTCAGGATGCGGAAATCAGCGAGAAGATGATGAGATAAATTAACCATAAAGAATGCTAGATTAGCAGCATTAGTCACCGCAGTTTGACCGATGTTCATAAAGTCTTCCAATCCCCAAAATTGCTTGGCATCACGGAAGTTAAACTCGATCTGAAAGCGTAGTTTGTAGTAGTCAATTATTTTCTCAGATGACAACTTTAGGTCACTAGAAAACAGAATTACGTGACTGCGAGCATTAGTTTTCAGATTTGTTTTCACCAAAATAACTACATTCAGTGACTGGGCAAATTCTTTGTGCAGTAAAGTAGCTTGGTAAGTATCGGTTTGGATATCCTCTTCGATACTACTTTGACGCAAATATTCATCAGAAATATTACGCCAGTC includes:
- the recG gene encoding ATP-dependent DNA helicase RecG, whose protein sequence is MTTEKPDWLRLQKALTIEAEKGFGDLMGRQYRFSEFLCLTFGKFSPEMLVQQDNTPTEPHRERWQELAANYADYPNLNLEQRQSLIAQTRRYIYQLQKIEAGEPEDKLEDSPKVSKSLLKNPKTPIVTELSRRLAPEIDQKLSELAEIGPRRAEKLARLGLCTVRDLLFYYPRDHIDYAHQVNISELKAGESVTIIATIKSCNCFTSPKNKKLSIFELQVRDNSGRIKISRFYAGARYASRGWQEGMKRQYAPGTIIAACGLVKETKYGKTIDNPEMEVLGHPGDTIESLTIGRVVPIYALTEGVIANMIREAVIAAMPATIHLKDPLPSGLRQKYNLMELKAAINNIHFPPENDSLKAARRRLVFDEFFYLQLGLLQRQKQAKQVQTSAILAPTGELLDEFYKILPFQLTGAQERVLNDILTDLQKPAPMNRLVQGDVGSGKTVVAIIAILAAIQSGYQAALMAPTEVLAEQHYRKLVSWFNLLHLPVELLTGSTKVVKRRQIHSQLSTGELPLLVGTHALIQDPVKFNRLGLVVIDEQHRFGVEQRAKLQQKGEQPHVLTMTATPIPRTLALTIHGDLDVSQIDELPPGRQAIQTTALTASQRSEAYDLMRREIVQGRQIYIVLPLVEESEKLDLRSAVEEHQKLQESVFPEFQVGLLHGRMSSAEKEEAINKFRNNETQVIVSTTVIEVGVDVPNASVMLIEHAERFGLSQLHQLRGRVGRGAAKSYCLLMSSSKSPDAQQRLKVLEQSQDGFFISEMDMRFRGPGEVLGTRQSGVADFALASLVEDEEILILARQAAEKVIEIDFSLERWFLMKAELKYRYERLMGGAILT
- a CDS encoding ABC transporter ATP-binding protein, which produces MVRSRRLARLGAYILPHWRDATWGIVTLFIVNGLGVYIPQLVRACVDQLSKGFSLNQVFQYVVPIFLLTSAMWLIRMASRIWLFGVGRQVEFDLKQRIFEHLLTLEPSYFDSNTTGDLISRATSDVDNIRRLLGFAVLSLANTVFAYALTLPFMLSINVELTLTAVVIYPFMFLIVHLFSDRLRNQQAAVQEKISDVSELIQEDISGIALIKIYAQEENERRAFAQKNRQLLGANLTLAKTRNTLFPLIGGLASVSSLIIIWLGTERIAAGSLSVGDFVALLIYVERLVFPTTLLGFTITAYQRGEVSIDRIDAIFAAKPKIKTESEAIDLEMSQVKGELAAKNLSYTYQGAKKAALQDLNFTISPGETVAIVGAIGSGKSTLANALPRLLNIQPGQLFLDGVDITQIKLDDLRNAIAYVPQDSFLFSTTIQNNIRYGDPLAEYEQVESAAKTAQIHAEIQNFPQKYTTIVGERGITLSGGQRQRTALARAMIVDASVLILDDALSSVDNQTATAILNNLSGGVHRKTVVFITHQLSAAAAADRIFVMDQGKIIQIGTHIELVQQQGLYRSLWSQHQVEELLH